Proteins from a single region of Nitrospinota bacterium:
- a CDS encoding RNA methyltransferase, with product MILANTRHAGNIGAAARVMKNFGLARLTLVNPTARAHLEAVKMAPGSEEVIERAQVLSTLEEALEPLSFSYAATRRPRRLKKPSLGLMEAARDAHLKEGDIGLVFGSEKFGLSNEDAGMCDAFITIPSDPGYPSLNLAQSVAVTLYEFLRDEPHGAPRPEKKGERLYPTLGEKEGFHKRLAAMLEMTGFANPGAVDGSSRKIMDIIRRGEPDSQELKTLEGMLRKIRLAVTGRG from the coding sequence GTGATCCTGGCGAACACACGCCATGCGGGGAATATCGGCGCCGCGGCCCGGGTGATGAAAAATTTCGGGCTTGCCCGTCTTACCCTTGTCAATCCCACCGCGCGGGCCCATCTGGAGGCCGTAAAAATGGCTCCGGGATCCGAAGAGGTCATCGAACGGGCCCAAGTGCTCTCCACATTGGAAGAGGCGCTGGAACCTTTGTCATTCTCGTACGCCGCCACAAGGCGCCCGCGCAGGCTTAAAAAGCCTTCCCTGGGGCTTATGGAGGCGGCGCGGGACGCCCATTTGAAAGAGGGGGACATCGGGCTTGTGTTCGGCTCGGAGAAATTCGGCCTGTCCAACGAAGACGCCGGGATGTGCGATGCGTTCATCACCATCCCGTCCGATCCCGGATATCCGTCGCTCAACCTGGCGCAGTCGGTGGCGGTGACGCTGTACGAGTTCTTGCGGGACGAACCCCATGGCGCGCCGCGCCCTGAAAAAAAAGGAGAGCGCCTTTATCCCACGCTGGGGGAAAAGGAGGGGTTCCACAAAAGGCTCGCCGCCATGCTCGAGATGACAGGCTTTGCAAATCCCGGAGCGGTGGACGGCTCATCGCGCAAGATCATGGACATAATCAGACGTGGCGAACCGGACAGCCAGGAGCTTAAGACCCTCGAAGGGATGCTGCGCAAGATACGCCTGGCGGTGACAGGAAGGGGTTGA
- a CDS encoding HAMP domain-containing protein: MKNWLENLDFLKNKTLSVKLAVLLTVVFAASSLFNIVSSVSRQKDQAIKEAESNAKAVAETVLSSLNAMMEQGAIADRGLFIDLIKKTTTGLDEIRVFRSSTVVEQFGEGLPGELPVDEVDRKVLKTGEPEFLIVERGGIKKLRAVVPFLVSENRGGVNCLNCHEGKAGDVNGAISMLISLEEMEKEIQSDTIKISLSHLLELAILLSLVLFILSKIVVAPISRLINMIRQLEKGNLRERLHMDRHDEIGQVADAMDHFAETLQHEVVAAFDRLAAGDFTFEAEGVIRDGLAKTNDNLNALITQINQTGQKIALSSVEVLTSSESLAEGANEQAGSLEALSSTMEQMYSQINLTANNAGQANSLMSRAREAATKGNTQMNEMVAAMDRIVISGQNISRIIKVIDEIAFQTNLLALNAAVEAARAGKHGKGFAVVAEEVRNLAARSAKAAKETEELIEGSVESSRSGSEIASRTAGALNEIVEAVTKVTDLVEHIADASREQAKGISSANEGISNIDKVTQKNAAIATETTNEAQSLASEVADLRKMLSRFRLKNGERIGVKSLPPHK, from the coding sequence ATGAAAAACTGGCTGGAAAACCTTGATTTTCTGAAAAACAAGACACTCTCCGTCAAACTTGCCGTCCTGCTCACGGTCGTTTTCGCCGCCTCGTCCCTTTTCAACATTGTTTCCTCTGTCTCCCGCCAGAAAGACCAGGCCATCAAGGAAGCTGAAAGCAACGCCAAGGCCGTGGCGGAGACCGTCCTAAGCTCCCTTAACGCCATGATGGAGCAAGGCGCCATCGCCGACAGGGGGCTTTTCATAGACCTTATCAAAAAGACCACCACAGGGCTGGACGAAATCCGGGTGTTCCGCAGTTCCACCGTGGTCGAACAGTTCGGCGAAGGGCTGCCGGGGGAGCTTCCGGTGGACGAGGTGGACCGCAAGGTGCTCAAGACCGGCGAACCGGAATTCCTGATCGTGGAACGCGGGGGGATAAAGAAACTGCGGGCGGTGGTGCCATTCCTGGTGTCGGAAAACCGGGGCGGGGTCAACTGCCTTAACTGCCACGAGGGGAAAGCAGGCGACGTGAACGGGGCGATCAGCATGCTCATCTCCCTTGAGGAGATGGAAAAGGAAATACAGTCCGACACAATCAAGATATCCCTCTCCCACCTGCTGGAGCTGGCGATACTCCTTTCGCTGGTGCTGTTCATCCTGTCCAAAATCGTGGTGGCCCCCATCAGCCGGCTGATCAACATGATCCGCCAGCTGGAAAAAGGCAACCTGCGCGAACGGCTTCACATGGACAGGCATGACGAGATCGGCCAGGTGGCCGACGCGATGGACCATTTCGCCGAAACCCTCCAGCACGAGGTTGTGGCCGCGTTCGACAGGCTGGCCGCTGGCGACTTCACCTTTGAGGCCGAAGGGGTGATCCGCGACGGGTTGGCCAAGACAAACGACAACCTCAACGCGCTGATCACGCAGATAAACCAGACAGGCCAAAAGATCGCGCTTTCGTCGGTGGAGGTGCTCACCTCCAGCGAATCGCTGGCGGAGGGGGCCAACGAGCAGGCGGGATCGCTGGAGGCCCTTTCTAGCACCATGGAGCAAATGTATTCCCAGATAAACCTCACCGCAAACAACGCCGGGCAGGCCAACAGCCTGATGTCGCGCGCCCGGGAGGCGGCCACCAAGGGGAATACGCAGATGAACGAAATGGTGGCGGCGATGGACAGGATAGTGATATCCGGCCAGAATATTTCCAGGATAATAAAGGTGATAGACGAGATAGCGTTCCAGACCAACCTGCTGGCCTTGAACGCGGCGGTGGAGGCGGCCCGGGCCGGCAAGCACGGCAAGGGTTTCGCCGTGGTGGCCGAAGAGGTGCGAAACCTGGCCGCCAGAAGCGCCAAGGCGGCCAAGGAGACGGAGGAACTGATCGAAGGATCCGTGGAAAGCTCCCGGAGCGGCTCTGAGATAGCCTCGCGGACGGCCGGAGCGCTAAACGAGATCGTGGAAGCCGTGACGAAAGTGACAGACCTTGTGGAACATATCGCCGACGCGTCGCGGGAACAGGCAAAAGGCATTTCCTCGGCCAACGAAGGGATATCCAATATAGACAAAGTGACCCAGAAAAACGCCGCCATCGCCACGGAGACAACCAACGAGGCGCAAAGCCTGGCCTCCGAAGTGGCGGACCTGCGCAAGATGCTGTCCCGTTTCAGGCTGAAAAACGGCGAGAGGATCGGAGTCAAAAGCCTTCCGCCCCATAAATAA
- the flgM gene encoding flagellar biosynthesis anti-sigma factor FlgM, whose translation MKVFGADPNYNQARVDDLKKRDQAAAVKAARSDAPAAEAGKSSSTATNVAVSGFAKEVAKANTAVKNTPDVRKEKVDAIKEKISKGEYHVDSEKIAGKIVADMVKQGK comes from the coding sequence GTGAAGGTTTTTGGAGCCGATCCGAACTATAACCAGGCCAGGGTGGATGATTTAAAAAAGCGGGACCAGGCCGCCGCCGTGAAAGCCGCCAGGAGCGACGCTCCCGCCGCCGAAGCTGGCAAGTCCAGCAGCACCGCCACCAATGTGGCCGTGTCCGGATTCGCCAAGGAAGTGGCCAAGGCCAACACCGCCGTGAAGAACACGCCGGACGTGCGCAAGGAGAAGGTGGACGCCATCAAGGAAAAGATTTCCAAAGGCGAATACCACGTGGACTCGGAAAAGATCGCCGGCAAGATAGTGGCGGACATGGTCAAGCAGGGAAAGTAG
- a CDS encoding ORF6N domain-containing protein translates to MKALVPTEVIEKKILLMRGEKVMLDTDLAALYGVTTRRLNEQVKRNRERFPEEFMFQLTEHEKAEVVANCDHLMRLKFSPNLPYAFTEYGAVMLATVINSPLAVQTSIQIVKTFVRLRQLLASNAKLARKLNDLENKYDAQFKVVFDAIRRLMNPAVPARNKIGFKREKETK, encoded by the coding sequence ATGAAGGCTCTTGTCCCCACTGAAGTGATCGAAAAGAAAATCCTGCTCATGCGTGGCGAAAAGGTCATGCTGGACACCGATCTGGCGGCGCTTTATGGCGTCACCACCCGGCGATTGAATGAACAGGTGAAGCGTAACAGGGAGCGTTTTCCTGAAGAATTCATGTTTCAACTGACGGAACACGAGAAGGCGGAGGTGGTCGCAAATTGCGACCACCTAATGCGGCTCAAGTTTTCTCCGAATCTGCCTTATGCATTCACAGAATATGGCGCGGTAATGCTTGCCACAGTTATAAACAGTCCTTTGGCGGTGCAAACCAGCATACAGATCGTGAAAACGTTCGTCAGGCTGCGTCAGTTGCTTGCATCAAACGCAAAATTGGCCCGCAAGCTTAACGACCTTGAAAATAAATACGACGCCCAGTTCAAGGTTGTGTTCGACGCAATCCGGCGGTTGATGAATCCTGCCGTTCCAGCCCGCAACAAGATTGGGTTCAAAAGGGAGAAAGAGACAAAGTAA
- a CDS encoding diguanylate cyclase: MKNIKLMTKVFATAFMAGVLLFPGAGRAQKQAPEAPVFSWLEDTTRRLTLDGAIGQARAGKFAPIGESEPNFGYSKSAFWLHASLKGVPGGSPDWMLEIPFPTLDKVEVFFVDPSSGKVIKSHATGDTVPFAQRPYPHRNFVFPLRLAPENRVDVFIRVESQGSLTVGTLLWPADLFHHASRGAYMALLFYFGALTALFAYNLLLYISLLDRSYLYYILFVGSMAVGQMSWNGLGYEYLWPDFTIWGNVASVAGFDAAGFFGAVFSREFLGVRRSAPALDKLLAACQMVFAALFITIPATPYQINAIATSATGVVFAAAASASGVVCLVRGFSAARYFLLAWSMLLVGVAALGSRNLGWLPTNFFTKYSMLIGSGLEMLLLSFALADRVNALRKEKELAQADAYSARLAMIEALTRTERELEAKVAERTRELTDVNSRLAESANQLRKMAHHDPLTGLANRILLDETLGLAVERTRRHNGRLAVFLVDLDGFKLINDTHGHDAGDSVLVATAQTLKNCVRASDTVARLGGDEFVLVLDELANPAAAEHIARKIVEEINSPVIVKGGKLQISGSLGAAIFPEDGDDSDTLINMADRAMYNAKLAGRNQVSFAEGFKGALKNGPETV, translated from the coding sequence ATGAAAAACATCAAGCTAATGACAAAAGTTTTCGCGACGGCGTTCATGGCCGGTGTCCTTCTCTTCCCCGGAGCCGGCCGGGCACAGAAACAGGCCCCGGAGGCTCCGGTATTTTCCTGGCTGGAAGACACCACGCGCCGATTGACCCTCGATGGCGCCATCGGGCAGGCCCGGGCCGGCAAGTTTGCCCCCATCGGCGAAAGCGAGCCGAATTTCGGCTATTCAAAATCGGCTTTCTGGCTGCACGCCAGCCTCAAGGGTGTCCCCGGGGGGTCGCCGGACTGGATGCTGGAGATCCCGTTCCCCACGCTCGACAAGGTGGAGGTATTTTTCGTCGATCCGTCAAGCGGCAAGGTGATCAAAAGCCACGCCACCGGCGACACTGTCCCCTTCGCCCAAAGGCCCTACCCCCACCGCAACTTCGTGTTCCCGCTGCGCCTGGCTCCGGAAAACCGGGTGGACGTCTTCATCAGGGTGGAATCGCAGGGGAGCCTGACGGTGGGGACGCTGCTTTGGCCGGCGGACCTTTTCCATCACGCCAGCCGGGGCGCCTATATGGCCCTGCTGTTCTACTTCGGCGCGCTCACCGCCCTGTTCGCGTACAACCTGCTTCTATACATATCGTTGCTGGACAGAAGCTACCTTTACTACATCCTTTTCGTAGGCTCCATGGCTGTGGGGCAGATGTCCTGGAACGGTCTGGGATACGAATATCTCTGGCCGGACTTCACCATATGGGGCAACGTGGCCAGCGTGGCCGGGTTTGACGCGGCGGGATTTTTCGGCGCGGTGTTCTCCCGCGAATTCCTCGGCGTCCGCCGTTCCGCCCCCGCCCTCGACAAGCTTTTGGCCGCGTGCCAGATGGTCTTCGCCGCCCTTTTCATCACCATCCCGGCCACCCCATACCAGATAAACGCCATCGCAACTTCCGCCACCGGCGTCGTTTTCGCCGCGGCGGCCTCGGCAAGCGGCGTGGTGTGCCTTGTGCGGGGATTCTCGGCGGCGCGCTATTTCCTGCTGGCGTGGTCCATGCTCCTTGTGGGCGTGGCGGCGCTCGGATCCAGGAATCTTGGCTGGCTGCCAACCAACTTTTTCACAAAATACTCCATGCTCATAGGCTCTGGGCTGGAAATGCTCCTGCTTTCCTTCGCCCTGGCCGACCGGGTCAACGCGTTGAGGAAAGAAAAGGAGCTGGCCCAGGCGGACGCCTATAGCGCGCGCCTGGCGATGATAGAGGCCCTCACCCGCACGGAACGGGAACTGGAGGCGAAAGTGGCCGAACGCACCAGGGAACTGACCGATGTAAATTCGCGGCTGGCCGAAAGCGCCAACCAATTGCGCAAAATGGCCCATCACGACCCGCTCACGGGGCTTGCCAACCGGATATTGCTCGACGAGACGTTGGGCCTTGCCGTGGAAAGGACAAGGCGGCACAACGGCAGACTGGCCGTGTTTCTCGTGGACCTGGACGGATTCAAGCTCATCAACGACACCCATGGCCATGACGCGGGGGACAGCGTGCTTGTGGCCACCGCCCAGACGCTTAAAAACTGCGTGCGAGCCTCGGACACGGTGGCGCGCCTCGGGGGGGACGAGTTCGTGCTGGTGCTCGACGAGCTTGCAAACCCAGCCGCGGCGGAGCACATAGCCAGAAAAATCGTAGAAGAGATCAACAGCCCGGTGATAGTTAAGGGGGGCAAACTCCAGATCAGCGGAAGTCTGGGAGCGGCCATATTTCCCGAGGATGGCGACGATTCCGACACGCTTATAAACATGGCCGACAGGGCCATGTACAACGCCAAGCTGGCCGGGCGCAACCAGGTGAGCTTCGCGGAAGGTTTTAAGGGGGCGCTAAAGAACGGTCCGGAGACGGTTTGA